The genomic window GCGGAATGAAGGGGCTGGATACGCCGAAGATCGAGGGCAAGGTCGCGGCGCGGGCCTCCTCCACCGGGTTCATCATGATGGACGAGGTCATGGTGCCGGACGCCAACGTGCTGCCGAAGGCGAAGGGCCTCGGCGCGCCGCTCTCGGCGCTGACCAACGCGCGCTTCGGCATCTGCTGGGGCGCGATGGGGGCGGCGGAATTCTGCTGGCGGGCGGCGCGGGACTACACCGTGGACCGCACCCAGTTCGGCCGCCCGCTGGCCGCCAACCAGCTGGTCCAGAAAAAGCTGGTCGACATGCAGACGGAAATCGCGCTCGGCCTGCAATCCTGCCTGCGCATCAGCCGGCTGCGCGACGAGGGCCGGGTGACGCCGGAAATGATTTCGCTGGTCAAGCGCAACTGCACCGGCAAGGCGCTGGACATCAGCCGCCTGGCCCGCGACATGCACGGCGCCAACGGCATTTCCGACGAATACCACGTCATCCGCCACATGGTGAACATGGAGGTCATCAACACGCTGGAAGGCACCCACGACATACACGCCCTCATCCTCGGCCGCGCGATGACCGGCATCCAGGCGTTCACCGCCTAGGGCGCCAAACCCCCGCCTCACCCCGACCCTCTCCACCCCCGGGGGGTAGAGAGGGAGCAGATGGCGGCTCCCCCCTTTTACTTCTTGAACCCTCGCCCCCTATGGGGGAGAGGGCAGGGTGAGGGGGCGACGGCGGCATCCCGCGCGCAATGTTCGGTTGCGTTGCCATCGAGAGTTTGCAGTAATGTGGAAGACAGCAGATTATCCTGATTGGACATGACCTCATGAAAATGCCGATAACATCCAGCGCCCTGGCTTTTCTCGCCGCGCTTTCGGTTTCCGCCTGCGCCTTCGAGGACCGGCAGGCGAATCTTACCTATCCGCCAAAACCGGAATCGGGCGGCGCGGCGGCCGATGCGCCGGCGACCGCCACCGCCAGGGCCGATGCGCCGCTGGTGACGATCGTACGCTTCGATGACCAGAGAGCGGAAAAGGAAAT from Alphaproteobacteria bacterium includes these protein-coding regions:
- a CDS encoding acyl-CoA dehydrogenase, whose protein sequence is MSEARFDWQDPLLLADQLSEEERMIQDSARDFARAELMPLIVDWNRNESFDPELMKTFGGMGFLGATLPDYGCAGIGFVSYGLICRELEYVDTCFRSAVGVQTGLVMAPIHVYGSDEQKERFLPGLREGELIGCMGLTEPNHGSDAGAMQARAKKVDGGYRLSGTKQWITNSPLAHVLLVWAKDDDGVVRGFLLERGMKGLDTPKIEGKVAARASSTGFIMMDEVMVPDANVLPKAKGLGAPLSALTNARFGICWGAMGAAEFCWRAARDYTVDRTQFGRPLAANQLVQKKLVDMQTEIALGLQSCLRISRLRDEGRVTPEMISLVKRNCTGKALDISRLARDMHGANGISDEYHVIRHMVNMEVINTLEGTHDIHALILGRAMTGIQAFTA